A window of Ipomoea triloba cultivar NCNSP0323 chromosome 2, ASM357664v1 contains these coding sequences:
- the LOC116004270 gene encoding uncharacterized protein LOC116004270, with translation MASHPKPSSNKSFIHAPAPTTASAAASRAPASHRKFCFRKRGKLPTARLGGKKPRRGFFLVKLFRRARLRWLRLHYSTMVKKIKDYYQRLIKDIVDGGGAIDSFHQRLIMETSFAVPVMGLSLNSFPSHYGK, from the coding sequence ATGGCTTCACACCCAAAACCTTCTTCCAACAAAAGCTTCATCCATGCCCCTGCACCCACCACCGCCTCCGCCGCGGCGTCTCGAGCACCGGCGAGCCACAGGAAGTTTTGCTTCCGAAAGCGAGGGAAGCTGCCAACGGCGCGGCTAGGGGGGAAGAAGCCGCGGCGGGGATTCTTTCTGGTGAAGCTTTTCCGGCGGGCGAGACTGCGGTGGCTCCGGCTGCACTACTCAACCATGGTGAAGAAGATCAAAGATTATTACCAGCGACTCATAAAGGATATCGTCGACGGCGGCGGAGCCATTGATTCCTTCCACCAACGCCTGATCATGGAGACGTCTTTTGCCGTTCCGGTGATGGGACTTTCTTTGAACTCTTTTCCTAGCCATTACGGCAAATAG